From Echinicola soli, a single genomic window includes:
- a CDS encoding RagB/SusD family nutrient uptake outer membrane protein, whose amino-acid sequence MKRLYITIACLAGLLSGCNDEFMDRYPLDQITDENFWKTAQDLELYCNSFYPEYITGFGTDWGTSTVAPYGYNEAIAYGDVISDNAAPETYSKVAADQYNGYVGGGSGSSGWSWGNIRQLNYFLDNYQRGDVAEDVRNVYLGEVLFFKAWDYFKKVKTFGDVPWITHALETNSPELYAPRDPREVVMDSVMHILNQAIEFLPAKGEEKTDRLNKDVALHLKSRIGLYEGTYRKYHPEIGLDGTAFLSASVEAAEQLMAGSYSLYSTGNASTDYNDLFATYSYDGNPEVILWREYSADLTYGVAFSRYYAQNLRHRHGATRNLVDEYLCEDGLPISQSPLFMGKDSIQTEMMNRDPRLPQTVANFGTYNLQEGVQGANNAPLPNIPGLSGNKCPTGYRVAKWFLNDPADWDRVTNGMQAALVFRYAEVLLNYAEAKYELGEMDQAVLDNSVNLIRARVNMPPMVLGDIPADPELDGNYATYCDYVPDAVLREIRRERRVELAFESFRWDDLMRWKAGKFLEIPVEGIKFVQEQFPGVIVDKDVFLSEEGYILPYYQTLPDGRAFDEEKQYLFPIPIEDLVLNSNLEQNPGWESN is encoded by the coding sequence ATGAAAAGATTATATATCACAATTGCTTGCCTTGCAGGACTCCTTTCAGGGTGCAATGACGAGTTTATGGATCGCTATCCATTGGATCAAATTACCGATGAGAATTTCTGGAAAACAGCCCAGGACCTGGAGTTGTACTGTAATAGTTTTTATCCTGAATATATTACAGGTTTTGGTACCGACTGGGGCACTAGTACGGTAGCTCCCTATGGGTACAATGAAGCTATCGCGTATGGAGATGTCATTTCCGATAACGCGGCTCCAGAAACCTATTCTAAGGTGGCTGCTGACCAATATAATGGCTATGTAGGTGGAGGAAGCGGCAGTAGTGGATGGAGTTGGGGGAATATCCGCCAGCTTAATTATTTTCTGGATAACTACCAACGTGGTGATGTGGCAGAGGATGTAAGAAATGTTTATTTGGGAGAAGTCTTATTCTTTAAAGCCTGGGATTATTTCAAAAAGGTGAAAACTTTTGGTGATGTACCCTGGATTACCCACGCCCTGGAAACCAATTCACCAGAGCTATATGCTCCTCGGGATCCCAGGGAAGTGGTGATGGACTCTGTGATGCACATTTTAAATCAAGCCATCGAATTCCTTCCTGCCAAAGGGGAAGAAAAAACCGATCGGCTGAATAAAGATGTGGCCTTGCACTTAAAATCGAGAATTGGCCTCTATGAAGGGACCTATCGAAAATACCACCCGGAGATTGGCTTGGATGGGACGGCGTTTTTAAGCGCATCGGTTGAAGCAGCAGAACAGTTGATGGCTGGAAGTTATAGCCTGTACAGTACAGGAAATGCTTCTACAGATTACAATGATCTCTTCGCTACCTATAGTTATGATGGTAATCCTGAAGTGATTTTATGGAGGGAATATTCAGCAGATCTTACGTACGGAGTGGCATTTAGTCGATATTATGCACAAAACCTGCGCCATCGACACGGCGCTACCCGAAATCTCGTGGATGAATACCTTTGCGAAGATGGTTTGCCGATTAGCCAAAGTCCCCTTTTCATGGGCAAAGATTCTATTCAAACCGAGATGATGAACAGGGACCCAAGGCTTCCCCAGACAGTGGCCAATTTTGGAACTTACAATCTACAAGAGGGCGTACAAGGTGCCAATAATGCACCACTGCCAAATATTCCAGGGCTTTCAGGAAATAAATGTCCAACTGGATACCGCGTAGCAAAGTGGTTCTTAAATGATCCCGCTGACTGGGACCGAGTGACCAATGGCATGCAGGCCGCACTGGTGTTTCGGTATGCGGAGGTTTTGTTGAATTATGCTGAAGCTAAATATGAACTCGGGGAAATGGACCAAGCTGTATTGGACAACTCAGTCAATCTTATCAGGGCAAGAGTGAATATGCCACCAATGGTACTGGGTGATATCCCTGCAGATCCTGAGCTGGACGGTAACTACGCCACGTATTGTGACTATGTGCCCGATGCGGTTTTGAGGGAAATAAGAAGGGAGAGGCGTGTGGAGTTGGCTTTTGAGAGTTTCAGGTGGGATGACCTTATGAGATGGAAGGCAGGTAAATTTCTGGAAATTCCCGTGGAAGGGATCAAGTTTGTCCAAGAACAGTTCCCTGGTGTCATAGTGGACAAAGACGTGTTTTTAAGTGAAGAAGGCTACATTTTGCCTTATTACCAAACCCTTCCTGACGGTAGGGCTTTTGATGAAGAGAAACAATACTTATTTCCTATTCCGATTGAAGACTTGGTACTGAACTCTAACCTGGAGCAAAATCCAGGATGGGAATCCAACTAG